A region of Selenomonadales bacterium 4137-cl DNA encodes the following proteins:
- a CDS encoding metallophosphoesterase family protein — MKRFIIADTHFYHDNIAKYCGRPTNHTELLIASLQSIMGEDDILYHLGDVTFGSQDSLRDILSGIKGKKVLVRGNHDAWSDTRFMELGFDMVCTAIAVGNAILTHKPIEVAHFSVNIHGHLHNLGYDDVLSYEEEYRKFGADGRHILYSPELEGYKPVVIEKLVAKFNNRMKGE, encoded by the coding sequence ATGAAGAGGTTTATCATCGCAGACACCCACTTCTACCATGACAACATCGCCAAGTACTGTGGTAGGCCGACGAACCATACCGAACTTCTGATCGCAAGCCTCCAGTCGATTATGGGCGAGGATGACATCCTCTATCATCTGGGCGATGTGACCTTCGGAAGTCAAGATAGTCTGAGAGATATCCTCTCCGGTATCAAGGGCAAGAAGGTACTGGTTCGCGGCAACCACGATGCTTGGAGTGACACACGGTTTATGGAACTTGGGTTCGACATGGTCTGCACGGCAATCGCCGTGGGCAACGCCATCCTGACCCACAAGCCTATCGAAGTCGCCCACTTCTCGGTAAACATCCACGGTCACCTACATAATCTCGGCTATGACGATGTACTGAGTTACGAAGAGGAGTATCGGAAGTTTGGTGCGGACGGCAGGCACATCCTCTACTCTCCGGAGTTGGAGGGCTATAAGCCAGTTGTCATCGAGAAGTTAGTAGCCAAATTCAACAATCGAATGAAAGGAGAATGA
- a CDS encoding PhoH family protein, with product MAKRLPGDQPNPPHLKAYIRDLLNIEKRLVICAGLPSTGKTKKAIECGMELVRRGHFEKVVYIRPYLDLRCGFLPGTLEEKMSPYTIQAESYGEACTQRKFSEMRDKVEVCPTDVLQGRRFSRCFVIIDESQNIHESEAFTILSRMGEECKYVVIGDVHPGQANKKIGRKNLLSYCLNKFPNDEDIASHTFYEKEHILGDPFTKKVISLLLDDFAA from the coding sequence TTGGCGAAGCGTCTACCTGGGGACCAACCGAACCCTCCCCATTTGAAGGCATATATCCGTGACCTACTAAATATAGAGAAACGACTGGTCATCTGCGCGGGATTGCCCTCAACTGGTAAGACGAAAAAGGCTATCGAATGCGGTATGGAGTTGGTCAGGCGGGGTCATTTCGAAAAGGTTGTCTACATTCGCCCCTACCTTGACCTGCGTTGCGGATTTCTCCCCGGCACGCTTGAGGAAAAGATGAGTCCCTACACGATACAGGCGGAGTCCTATGGTGAAGCTTGCACCCAGAGGAAGTTCTCCGAGATGAGGGATAAGGTGGAGGTATGTCCCACCGATGTTCTCCAGGGCCGCAGATTCTCTCGCTGCTTCGTAATAATCGATGAATCCCAGAACATCCATGAATCCGAAGCCTTCACCATCCTGTCTAGGATGGGCGAGGAGTGTAAGTATGTGGTAATAGGCGATGTTCATCCTGGCCAAGCGAACAAAAAGATAGGCCGCAAGAACCTGTTGTCCTACTGCCTCAATAAGTTCCCCAATGACGAGGATATTGCCTCTCACACCTTCTACGAGAAGGAACATATCCTTGGCGATCCGTTCACCAAGAAGGTTATATCTCTTCTGTTGGATGACTTCGCCGCATAA
- a CDS encoding 3D domain-containing protein yields MRLALLSIIITLWLTQPLAEGIGYIEEVETPPSPVATYVATVTAYTSSIEECGKDDGITASGLPAEDGMVACDDLPFGTRVVIEGRHYVVADRFGGGYQRRFDIWMPSRADAYRFGRKQVEVQVIEMGDGENVR; encoded by the coding sequence ATGAGACTGGCTTTGCTCAGTATCATCATAACCCTGTGGCTCACCCAACCCTTGGCGGAAGGGATTGGCTACATCGAGGAGGTTGAAACTCCCCCCTCCCCTGTCGCTACATATGTCGCAACGGTTACGGCGTATACAAGTTCTATAGAGGAATGCGGCAAGGATGATGGGATAACCGCATCTGGACTTCCGGCGGAAGACGGAATGGTGGCCTGTGATGACTTGCCATTCGGAACAAGGGTAGTGATTGAGGGCAGACACTATGTTGTGGCGGACAGATTCGGTGGCGGATACCAACGCCGATTCGATATCTGGATGCCTAGCAGAGCTGATGCCTATCGGTTCGGACGGAAACAGGTTGAAGTACAAGTTATTGAGATGGGAGATGGAGAGAATGTGCGTTAG
- a CDS encoding D-Ala-D-Ala carboxypeptidase family metallohydrolase: protein MAGLSPEAMRAFGLTEDDIISQASQGGKLNQDDPRFAGLSNEARAAFGLPPRAAGSQPATTTSTQQPIINTQDGTVSYPGQETGMVSSIKKGWASGSRNVRLAEIGWEQMLDAFKTGQWSTKGEDEAKLIEEDIKKNPDPEGFDPLHYASQQVANWKLVAKGATERGGQAAFVLGAAGAPIAGVGAVPGLVGGSIFGGRVGAAEGMAILEGGQAFREFSQLTGPNGERVDPTKAAAMALAVGAANAGLEYTSLKYLAKLIPGGDKILGSLGEKEFKDIAAGGKKAVMKEIAKRYLGAVVAENVTEQLQNQTVNAAEAYLRKVTGLPGFDTGKLIPEAIQTANATTQAVGTLGIPGVAISGVHGMRQVKKQDMANPNPVLDNVTDYTESPLKFSEANNPNWDNVDAVHKDATAAFWPIFGRLGLNVEISSGYRDEERNRAVGGVEGSNHTKGLAVDFVLTDENGKELQAGDPRVDQLIAAAKEQGWQEVLFHDSGSGLHLHLGNFQGQVRPSLKGDGKTVAFNPNGEQAEVKDLTPDAGKVVGGDIRSRISELVNAGAYEEAKGLANQFGMTDVVNAIDEFVAKQQMQATDTITLAKAARGEVNAEVLKAGKQSVEDAQFDPTKYKGKVDIEQAAEPTVNNLPPFSAKAADAGISLGNTKVIPRAGNVEQIAKEQQGQQATAKPIKPNAKPNEVNAQEVLDKMKPDGVTKDNAHQFMAKAARALETAAKNGIVPDAVLSHAKQLAGFFGQRQDVTPEYSSALKAFGKMIDRVEATNIERRMESTNREGQASFQTVEEILAKMRPEGVTKANAGEYVSKVNNVLAEEAKGGKVAQEVLDHAKRAAEFFGRSITDKAHQRSLNKLNNTISRVEKANRFSPITQGERNTFTAQRAVEQGAIDPATGAVVNDLFGRGANNAEVAHLGDLNKASQDIIDKLRGQHPSLDQDKTRGVATFYSSLKKTIVGLFKHGNPWTAAHEYAHSYWNLLSDKERMAYRKYADATRAAWVEHTGLKYESADYHAERFADEFSAYYFENLEDTRPNIINRIFAKMKEVFDAILTLVRAHQATRENPMYEKNAKPLFDEALKEAREPGSRATRLEAEKQANEKPAQQTTEDVSYSQTIEDNVRPALGNGFHSQLINIVSKMNFKAMPPADLKNYLAARVKADELKWSGINVWLDNFKGKVTKDEVMDYLNTEGNLGLQIVEMNEDDINRYNLAAQERFGLSYEDLPESFKESINEDFDGHPPRSPQFSKYTVGGGTNHREVMLSLPAKASGTPTEIDWMAFVRGQITEEQVQGQLDANEREAKKNYTVPIAHQYEQTEADVNRVVHIRVNDRVVGGKRVLFVEEIQSDWAQAGRKQGFVPEGEVPDGPWLDSTDKWLTLAIKQIAKMAADGNYDVVAVATGKQNANHYSLKEAKGMETFYDKIIPTNLSKFLKQFDVKPTKIDIGYGAQIGFEMNDKIRNVAAHEGFSMFQPSGQNLNPQSQANSLKDVKAIEFGARSLDMEANRNTVQKLVNAGWVRTDHPDGRVTITRGNPQKHHIRTLNIDGMVRKKSETSGDGFFKMMRDMYDHLQYEMVDTIYPIISETRGTALEDMGKKMYRKAWLAIRGSHSKAFGYLSFGDTYTYEDENGVSHTVDVRPFQEILKEIPKADLDDFEEYIIAKRVNELAGRGIEQKMSWDEARNIIRRTDAQHPEWAALQKQLVDVNNGVLYKLMNAGVISKESFNHYVNTHKEYTPFVKNVEDFNLDDFVKHINDGSMVNLPAPVKKMKGGKQDIKSPMQEIVARTFRLIDMAERNEVGKMLIPMAHNQSVSDFAHEVPEDYKGREGVVSVWDNGQKRYFQVTSAMNDALKVFNEKQAGFIFKMAQMPSRWLRWGATITPTFMFTNAVRDTVTAWFFSQHGFLPIYDTIRGLAHVIGKTQLYEEWIKDGGAFGGQINEIQDIMRFGVMREVKNFSDKNIFQKLVTPLTWTNDVLAAMSQAVDQATRVAEYDLTRRGYGGVIDRLTTSKALRNDQEARDEAALASRDISVDFNRMGEEGRRINQYIAFFNVGIQSTDKMMREAAINPVNFAVKSAMLIGFSTMLMALYGDDKKLREEDQGTKDLFWLIPMGGKIVRIPKPPGWGVFVTGMAERFMDWMKNKHPTDWADLAKMAADAFTPSYLPNIFQILIGQFAEYDMFRQRRIVTDFDKMKPAFQQYSANTSEWAKWLAQSEVGRRLDWSPKKIDWMAGALFGSVGREVMHSKDKFSDIRPKAEMTEVLPILSSLIRTPFGSSQSLQDFMDRRKELEKMKKEVDAGVRKPKDFPTAEYQKMQNANKVIVSYEKAMTKLMEDKKMSPQMKREKVDQLRNKIVETTEKAMGWGVKR, encoded by the coding sequence ATGGCAGGATTAAGTCCCGAAGCAATGAGGGCTTTTGGATTGACCGAAGACGATATAATATCGCAAGCCTCGCAGGGTGGAAAATTAAACCAAGATGACCCAAGGTTTGCCGGATTGAGCAACGAGGCGAGGGCAGCTTTCGGTCTTCCGCCCCGCGCCGCAGGTTCTCAACCTGCTACGACCACCTCGACTCAACAGCCCATCATCAATACGCAGGATGGCACTGTATCCTATCCCGGTCAGGAAACTGGAATGGTAAGTTCCATAAAGAAGGGTTGGGCAAGTGGTAGCCGCAATGTCCGCCTGGCCGAGATTGGTTGGGAGCAGATGCTTGATGCTTTCAAGACCGGACAATGGTCTACCAAGGGAGAAGACGAGGCCAAGCTAATTGAGGAGGATATCAAAAAGAATCCTGACCCAGAAGGATTCGACCCCCTCCACTACGCCTCTCAACAAGTAGCCAACTGGAAACTGGTGGCGAAAGGTGCTACTGAAAGGGGCGGTCAAGCCGCATTTGTTCTGGGTGCGGCTGGCGCCCCTATTGCAGGCGTAGGCGCGGTTCCCGGCCTTGTCGGCGGTAGTATCTTCGGTGGTAGGGTTGGTGCGGCAGAAGGTATGGCTATCCTTGAGGGTGGTCAGGCTTTTCGTGAATTTTCCCAACTGACCGGTCCCAACGGTGAGCGTGTCGATCCGACGAAAGCCGCCGCAATGGCTCTCGCGGTTGGCGCCGCAAACGCGGGACTTGAATACACCTCCTTGAAGTACCTTGCCAAACTCATCCCCGGTGGCGACAAGATTCTTGGCTCACTTGGCGAGAAGGAATTCAAGGATATCGCCGCAGGTGGCAAGAAGGCGGTAATGAAGGAGATTGCCAAACGGTATCTGGGTGCGGTAGTGGCGGAAAACGTCACCGAACAGTTACAGAACCAGACCGTGAACGCCGCAGAAGCTTATCTCCGGAAAGTAACTGGTTTGCCCGGTTTCGACACTGGAAAACTGATTCCGGAAGCCATCCAGACCGCCAACGCTACCACGCAGGCGGTAGGTACGCTAGGTATCCCCGGCGTAGCTATCTCCGGTGTTCATGGTATGCGGCAAGTCAAGAAACAGGATATGGCTAACCCCAATCCTGTACTAGATAATGTGACTGACTATACGGAGTCTCCACTCAAGTTCTCCGAAGCCAACAACCCCAACTGGGATAACGTGGATGCAGTCCACAAGGATGCTACCGCCGCCTTCTGGCCTATCTTCGGTAGGCTTGGACTTAACGTAGAGATTTCCTCTGGCTACCGCGACGAGGAACGCAACCGCGCCGTAGGCGGTGTAGAAGGTTCCAATCACACAAAAGGTCTTGCCGTAGACTTCGTCCTCACCGACGAGAACGGCAAGGAGCTGCAAGCAGGCGACCCAAGGGTAGACCAACTGATAGCCGCCGCCAAAGAGCAAGGTTGGCAGGAAGTCCTCTTCCATGATAGTGGGAGTGGGCTTCATTTGCATCTGGGCAATTTCCAAGGTCAAGTTCGTCCGTCCCTCAAGGGCGATGGAAAAACTGTAGCCTTCAACCCCAACGGTGAGCAGGCAGAGGTCAAAGACTTGACTCCGGATGCAGGCAAGGTTGTTGGCGGAGATATCCGTTCCAGAATCTCTGAACTGGTCAACGCCGGAGCTTACGAAGAGGCCAAGGGGCTTGCCAACCAGTTCGGTATGACCGATGTAGTCAACGCCATCGATGAATTTGTTGCCAAGCAACAGATGCAGGCCACGGATACCATCACCCTCGCCAAGGCCGCGAGGGGAGAGGTCAATGCCGAAGTCCTCAAGGCAGGTAAGCAATCGGTAGAAGATGCCCAGTTCGACCCCACTAAATATAAGGGTAAGGTGGATATCGAACAGGCAGCCGAACCGACTGTGAACAACCTTCCTCCGTTCTCTGCCAAGGCCGCAGACGCAGGCATCTCTCTGGGTAACACCAAAGTAATCCCCAGAGCTGGCAACGTCGAGCAGATTGCCAAGGAGCAACAAGGCCAACAGGCCACGGCGAAGCCCATCAAACCAAACGCCAAGCCTAACGAGGTCAACGCCCAAGAGGTTCTTGACAAGATGAAGCCGGATGGTGTCACCAAAGACAACGCCCACCAGTTCATGGCGAAGGCCGCGAGGGCATTGGAAACCGCTGCCAAGAATGGTATTGTTCCTGATGCGGTTCTCTCCCACGCCAAGCAACTGGCAGGCTTCTTTGGTCAACGGCAGGATGTCACCCCTGAGTACAGTTCGGCTCTCAAAGCCTTCGGTAAGATGATTGACAGGGTAGAGGCTACCAACATTGAACGTCGGATGGAGTCCACCAATAGGGAAGGTCAGGCTTCGTTCCAGACCGTGGAGGAAATCCTCGCCAAGATGAGGCCGGAAGGTGTTACCAAGGCCAATGCAGGGGAGTATGTCTCCAAGGTCAATAACGTTCTCGCGGAAGAGGCCAAGGGTGGCAAAGTCGCCCAAGAGGTTCTCGACCACGCTAAACGGGCGGCGGAGTTCTTTGGTCGGTCCATCACCGACAAGGCGCACCAACGCTCACTAAATAAACTAAATAATACGATTAGCAGGGTTGAAAAGGCCAACAGGTTCTCGCCCATTACCCAAGGAGAGCGCAACACCTTCACCGCCCAGAGAGCCGTGGAACAGGGAGCCATTGATCCGGCGACTGGAGCAGTCGTGAACGACCTGTTCGGTAGAGGTGCGAACAACGCAGAAGTAGCCCATTTGGGTGATCTTAACAAAGCCTCGCAGGACATTATTGACAAACTCCGTGGACAACATCCTTCTCTTGACCAGGATAAAACCAGAGGGGTAGCGACCTTCTATTCCTCCTTGAAGAAGACCATAGTCGGCCTCTTCAAGCATGGCAATCCTTGGACGGCGGCTCACGAATACGCCCATTCCTACTGGAATCTCCTGTCCGACAAGGAGCGGATGGCGTACCGCAAATATGCGGATGCCACTAGGGCGGCATGGGTTGAACATACCGGACTAAAATATGAGAGTGCAGATTATCACGCCGAGAGGTTCGCAGATGAATTCTCGGCGTATTATTTTGAGAATCTTGAGGACACCAGACCCAACATCATCAACCGCATCTTCGCCAAGATGAAGGAAGTCTTCGATGCCATCCTGACTCTCGTCCGCGCCCATCAGGCAACCAGAGAGAATCCGATGTACGAGAAGAACGCCAAGCCCCTGTTCGACGAGGCTCTCAAAGAGGCCAGAGAACCTGGCTCCCGGGCGACCCGACTGGAAGCCGAAAAGCAGGCCAATGAGAAACCTGCCCAACAGACCACGGAGGATGTCTCGTACTCCCAGACCATCGAGGATAATGTCCGCCCTGCCCTCGGCAACGGCTTCCATTCTCAACTAATTAATATAGTTAGTAAGATGAACTTCAAAGCCATGCCGCCTGCCGATCTAAAAAATTATCTGGCAGCGAGGGTTAAAGCCGATGAACTGAAATGGTCTGGTATTAACGTCTGGCTCGATAACTTCAAAGGCAAGGTCACCAAGGACGAGGTAATGGATTACCTCAACACCGAGGGTAACCTTGGCCTGCAAATTGTCGAGATGAACGAAGACGATATCAACCGTTACAATCTAGCCGCCCAAGAACGATTCGGCCTTTCCTACGAAGACCTTCCGGAATCCTTTAAGGAGTCCATCAACGAAGACTTCGATGGACACCCGCCTCGTTCTCCCCAATTCTCTAAATATACCGTAGGGGGCGGCACGAATCACCGTGAGGTTATGTTGTCCCTTCCTGCAAAGGCATCTGGCACACCCACGGAAATCGACTGGATGGCTTTCGTCCGTGGTCAGATTACCGAGGAGCAGGTTCAAGGCCAACTCGATGCCAATGAGAGAGAGGCCAAGAAGAACTACACGGTTCCTATCGCCCATCAGTACGAACAGACAGAGGCCGATGTCAACCGTGTCGTTCACATCCGTGTTAATGACCGTGTAGTTGGCGGCAAGCGTGTCCTGTTCGTAGAGGAAATCCAATCCGACTGGGCGCAAGCAGGACGAAAGCAAGGCTTCGTTCCGGAGGGAGAAGTCCCGGACGGTCCGTGGCTCGATTCCACCGACAAGTGGCTCACTCTTGCCATCAAACAGATTGCTAAGATGGCGGCAGACGGTAACTACGATGTGGTGGCCGTAGCAACTGGCAAGCAGAACGCCAACCATTATAGCCTCAAAGAGGCCAAGGGCATGGAAACCTTCTACGACAAAATCATCCCCACCAACCTGTCCAAGTTCCTCAAGCAATTCGATGTCAAGCCGACCAAGATTGATATCGGCTATGGGGCGCAGATTGGCTTTGAGATGAACGACAAAATCCGCAATGTTGCCGCACACGAAGGCTTTTCGATGTTCCAACCCTCTGGTCAGAATCTAAACCCTCAGAGCCAAGCCAACTCCCTCAAGGATGTCAAGGCCATCGAGTTCGGCGCCAGATCGCTTGATATGGAAGCCAACCGCAACACTGTGCAGAAGTTGGTCAACGCAGGGTGGGTTAGAACCGACCATCCGGACGGCAGGGTTACGATAACTCGCGGTAATCCCCAGAAGCACCATATCCGCACACTAAATATAGACGGTATGGTGCGGAAGAAGTCCGAAACCTCCGGTGACGGCTTCTTCAAGATGATGCGTGATATGTACGACCACCTCCAGTACGAGATGGTTGACACCATCTATCCCATTATCTCCGAAACCAGGGGAACCGCCCTTGAGGACATGGGCAAGAAGATGTATCGCAAGGCATGGCTTGCTATCCGTGGCTCTCATTCCAAGGCGTTTGGGTATCTGTCCTTCGGCGATACCTATACCTATGAGGACGAGAACGGCGTAAGTCATACTGTTGATGTCCGCCCCTTCCAAGAAATCCTCAAGGAGATTCCCAAGGCCGACCTAGATGATTTTGAAGAGTACATCATTGCCAAGCGTGTCAACGAATTGGCGGGGCGGGGTATTGAGCAGAAGATGTCGTGGGATGAGGCACGTAATATCATCCGCCGCACCGATGCCCAACATCCGGAATGGGCAGCTCTCCAGAAGCAACTGGTCGATGTCAACAACGGTGTCCTCTACAAGTTGATGAATGCTGGAGTTATTTCCAAGGAGTCGTTCAATCACTATGTGAATACGCACAAGGAGTATACGCCATTCGTCAAGAATGTCGAGGACTTCAACCTTGATGACTTCGTGAAGCACATCAACGATGGTAGTATGGTTAACCTTCCGGCTCCGGTCAAGAAAATGAAGGGTGGCAAGCAGGACATCAAGTCTCCCATGCAGGAGATTGTTGCCCGAACCTTCCGCCTCATCGACATGGCGGAGCGGAACGAAGTGGGTAAGATGCTGATCCCTATGGCTCACAACCAGTCTGTATCCGACTTCGCCCACGAAGTACCGGAGGACTATAAAGGTCGTGAGGGTGTCGTGTCCGTCTGGGATAATGGACAGAAGCGATACTTCCAAGTGACTTCGGCGATGAATGATGCCCTCAAGGTATTCAACGAAAAGCAGGCAGGTTTCATCTTCAAGATGGCTCAGATGCCTAGCCGTTGGCTCCGTTGGGGCGCCACTATCACGCCGACCTTCATGTTCACCAACGCCGTCCGTGACACGGTTACCGCCTGGTTCTTCTCTCAACACGGCTTCCTGCCGATCTACGACACCATCCGTGGCCTCGCCCATGTAATCGGCAAGACGCAACTGTACGAAGAGTGGATAAAAGACGGTGGGGCTTTCGGTGGGCAAATCAATGAGATTCAAGACATCATGCGCTTCGGCGTAATGAGGGAAGTCAAGAATTTCTCCGACAAGAACATCTTCCAAAAGCTTGTCACCCCCCTCACTTGGACGAATGATGTTCTGGCTGCCATGTCCCAAGCAGTAGACCAAGCTACTCGTGTGGCGGAATATGACCTCACACGGCGTGGCTACGGTGGTGTGATCGACCGCCTGACCACCTCCAAGGCTCTCAGGAATGACCAAGAGGCTAGGGACGAAGCTGCCCTTGCTTCTCGTGACATCTCCGTAGACTTCAACCGGATGGGTGAGGAAGGCCGGAGAATCAACCAATATATCGCGTTCTTCAATGTCGGTATCCAATCCACTGACAAGATGATGCGTGAAGCCGCCATCAACCCTGTGAACTTCGCCGTCAAGTCCGCCATGCTTATCGGTTTCTCGACCATGCTTATGGCGTTGTACGGTGATGACAAGAAACTCCGCGAGGAAGACCAAGGAACCAAAGACTTGTTCTGGCTCATCCCCATGGGTGGCAAGATTGTCAGGATTCCGAAGCCGCCTGGTTGGGGTGTCTTTGTCACAGGTATGGCAGAGAGGTTCATGGATTGGATGAAGAACAAGCATCCCACCGACTGGGCAGACCTTGCCAAGATGGCGGCAGATGCTTTCACCCCTAGCTACCTACCCAACATCTTCCAGATTCTCATCGGACAGTTCGCGGAATACGACATGTTCCGGCAACGCCGCATCGTCACCGACTTCGATAAAATGAAACCTGCGTTCCAACAGTATAGTGCAAACACTTCCGAATGGGCTAAGTGGCTTGCGCAATCTGAGGTAGGCCGCAGGTTAGACTGGAGTCCGAAGAAGATTGACTGGATGGCAGGCGCTTTGTTCGGTAGCGTGGGTAGAGAAGTCATGCACAGTAAGGACAAGTTCTCCGACATTAGGCCGAAGGCTGAAATGACGGAAGTCTTACCTATACTGTCCTCGCTTATCCGCACGCCCTTCGGTTCTTCCCAGTCTCTCCAAGACTTTATGGATCGCCGTAAAGAACTGGAGAAAATGAAGAAGGAAGTCGATGCCGGAGTTCGGAAGCCCAAAGACTTCCCGACCGCCGAATACCAGAAGATGCAGAACGCCAACAAGGTCATTGTCTCCTACGAGAAAGCCATGACCAAACTCATGGAAGACAAGAAAATGTCTCCTCAGATGAAGCGTGAGAAGGTTGACCAACTGAGAAATAAGATTGTCGAGACTACCGAAAAAGCCATGGGTTGGGGGGTGAAACGGTAG